One stretch of Desulfonatronospira thiodismutans ASO3-1 DNA includes these proteins:
- a CDS encoding trypsin-like serine protease: MKTYPAYMADDLEGYWHDLALVTLERSAPASADRYELYREDDEVGQLAFLTGYGEGMYPYGTPKNDPQPTLREGLNTVDATAEPMSARGWKGSLEDQLVFDYDDGTIRNDTLGNILGETHLGVGEYEAMLTPGDSGGGLFLADEDDWLLAGIHTFISGDQPVGTVGDIGVSTRISSYTDWIDQSTGVVQEPEARSTEPPSRDSVPMEVSEGEGVWFMVELGSPASREVSVDFYTRDGTAEAGYDVTLQGGMPICLSVRRVMPPHISLKLFAACAHKA, encoded by the coding sequence ATTAAAACCTATCCGGCCTATATGGCGGATGATCTGGAAGGATACTGGCATGACCTGGCCCTGGTTACCCTGGAGAGGTCCGCTCCTGCATCAGCGGATCGCTACGAGCTGTACCGGGAGGATGATGAGGTAGGGCAGCTGGCTTTTCTAACCGGATACGGCGAGGGGATGTATCCTTACGGCACTCCCAAAAATGATCCCCAGCCCACCTTAAGAGAGGGTCTAAACACTGTGGATGCTACAGCCGAGCCCATGTCTGCACGGGGCTGGAAAGGCAGCCTTGAGGATCAGCTGGTATTCGACTACGATGACGGAACTATTAGAAATGATACCCTTGGCAATATCCTGGGAGAGACCCACCTGGGTGTTGGCGAATACGAGGCTATGCTTACTCCCGGCGATTCAGGCGGAGGCCTGTTTCTGGCAGATGAAGACGACTGGCTTTTAGCCGGAATACACACATTTATCTCCGGTGATCAGCCTGTAGGCACGGTAGGCGACATCGGGGTATCCACCCGGATTAGCTCTTATACGGACTGGATAGATCAATCTACAGGTGTGGTCCAGGAGCCAGAAGCCCGCAGCACAGAGCCTCCTTCCAGGGATTCCGTGCCCATGGAAGTATCAGAAGGCGAAGGCGTATGGTTTATGGTGGAGCTTGGCTCTCCCGCCAGCCGGGAAGTCTCGGTGGATTTTTATACCCGTGACGGTACAGCCGAGGCTGGATATGACGTAACCCTTCAGGGGGGCATGCCAATTTGCCTGTCTGTCAGGCGGGTAATGCCCCCGCACATATCCTTAAAACTATTTGCTGCCTGCGCACACAAAGCCTGA
- a CDS encoding tyrosine-type recombinase/integrase yields the protein MNLGSCLHTFFDQYLPRTKGVSSNTILAYRHTFSLFLPFASKTLGRDINSLEIEHLSTQLILDFLDHLESDRNNSARTRGHRLAVFKSLARMIRFLYPEHKLLADRIISIPQKRFPKKLAAFLTHEEVLLVLDSINLKKSGAFRDYTIIHLLYNSGARAEESASLRLDYFDPHKKTLAILGKGNRYRQIELWPKTVQLMSMYIQKYRPRPKPLHQNTLFLNQRRQGFTRNGIYRLCRKYLSLVFEENRFQGLNPVHCFRHSCAINMLGTGFSLTDIKNHLGHENLQSTMVYLKLSLNRKRELQQKFIEYTQNQTQDPKLDELLDWEKEQETLDWLDSL from the coding sequence ATGAATCTGGGCTCCTGTCTGCATACCTTCTTTGATCAGTACCTGCCAAGAACCAAGGGCGTCAGCTCCAACACCATCCTGGCCTACCGCCATACCTTCAGCCTGTTTTTGCCCTTTGCCTCCAAAACCCTTGGCCGGGATATCAACTCCCTGGAGATTGAGCATTTAAGCACCCAGCTCATCCTGGATTTTTTAGACCATCTGGAGAGCGACAGAAATAACAGTGCTCGCACCAGAGGCCACAGACTGGCGGTATTCAAGTCCCTGGCCAGAATGATCCGTTTTCTCTATCCCGAACATAAACTGCTGGCAGACCGGATTATCTCCATCCCTCAGAAGCGCTTCCCCAAAAAACTGGCTGCCTTTCTCACCCATGAAGAGGTTTTGCTGGTCCTGGATAGTATAAATCTCAAGAAAAGCGGAGCTTTCCGGGATTATACCATCATCCACCTGCTCTACAACTCCGGGGCCAGGGCCGAGGAATCAGCCTCGCTACGTCTGGACTACTTTGACCCGCACAAGAAAACCCTGGCCATCCTGGGCAAGGGCAACCGCTACCGCCAAATCGAGCTCTGGCCCAAGACAGTCCAGCTCATGTCCATGTATATCCAGAAATACCGCCCCAGGCCCAAACCCTTGCATCAGAACACCCTGTTTTTAAATCAGCGCAGGCAAGGCTTTACCAGAAACGGCATCTACCGGTTATGCAGGAAATATCTGAGCCTGGTGTTTGAAGAAAACCGATTCCAGGGATTGAATCCGGTGCATTGCTTCAGGCATTCATGTGCCATCAACATGCTCGGGACCGGCTTCAGCCTGACAGACATCAAAAACCACCTGGGACATGAAAACCTGCAATCCACCATGGTCTATCTCAAGCTGAGTCTGAATCGCAAACGAGAGCTGCAGCAGAAGTTCATTGAATACACCCAGAACCAGACCCAGGACCCCAAACTGGATGAACTTCTGGACTGGGAAAAAGAGCAGGAGACTCTGGACTGGCTGGACAGCCTGTAA
- a CDS encoding tyrosine-type recombinase/integrase: MKKFESFLAGHLNDFIQYRKELGYVNKSLANQLRALDYYVRDNARGWEDLTPAFFLGFRDGIKGSPATVNNVIQATRNFFAYLHRTGCCEHNPVQDLPAKTENAFIPFIFSPEQVEQLLQGVQSQIRRSREKCFLVDMGIYIALMLQARCGLRMSEPLNLGLEHFDPVQGTIYIQKTKFHKDRLIPIPWEAQKELDNFLSLRDALCCTSPYLLPGFKNALRTNQVYPVFHRAVRETGIHAPRRIIANMVFGHPTPHSLRHSFAVNTLKAARDRGRDPQAVLPVLSAYMGHSKYRYTALYLKVMDAEKRQGFVDFAISRLEDI, from the coding sequence ATGAAAAAGTTTGAGAGCTTTCTGGCCGGACATCTAAATGATTTTATCCAGTACCGCAAGGAACTTGGATATGTGAACAAGAGCCTGGCAAACCAGCTGAGAGCACTGGATTATTATGTCCGGGATAATGCCCGGGGGTGGGAAGACCTCACGCCTGCCTTTTTTCTGGGCTTCCGTGATGGAATCAAGGGCTCGCCTGCAACCGTCAACAATGTCATTCAGGCCACACGCAACTTCTTTGCTTATCTGCACCGGACAGGCTGCTGTGAACATAATCCGGTCCAGGATCTCCCGGCCAAGACTGAAAACGCCTTTATCCCTTTCATTTTCTCCCCGGAGCAGGTGGAGCAGCTCCTGCAGGGGGTGCAAAGTCAGATCCGGCGCAGCAGGGAAAAGTGCTTCCTGGTGGATATGGGCATATACATAGCTCTAATGTTGCAGGCCAGGTGCGGGCTGCGCATGTCCGAACCACTCAACCTGGGGCTTGAACATTTTGATCCTGTGCAAGGCACTATCTATATCCAAAAGACCAAGTTCCATAAGGACCGCTTGATTCCCATTCCTTGGGAGGCCCAAAAAGAACTGGATAACTTCCTGAGTCTTCGAGACGCCCTGTGCTGCACAAGCCCTTATCTCCTGCCAGGATTTAAAAACGCCCTGAGAACCAATCAGGTGTATCCCGTCTTTCACAGGGCTGTGCGGGAAACGGGAATCCATGCCCCAAGAAGAATTATAGCCAACATGGTCTTTGGCCATCCCACTCCGCACAGCCTGAGGCATTCCTTTGCAGTCAACACCCTCAAGGCGGCCCGGGACCGGGGCCGGGACCCCCAGGCTGTTCTGCCAGTACTATCCGCGTATATGGGCCACAGCAAGTACCGCTACACCGCCCTGTATCTCAAGGTCATGGACGCCGAGAAGCGCCAGGGATTTGTGGACTTTGCCATCTCGCGACTGGAGGACATATGA
- a CDS encoding tyrosine-type recombinase/integrase, translating to MLDRQIQDYLEWMNNAGYAPWTMAQHSQILNRLLDFVVLNSIPWERTFARDTLQAFKDHVQVKYAGFVLRGFMRYLHQNGIICLPPGALPEGRGRSKLQRARLPRVYEEYLQFYTQTRQVGKQQIYRVQGTLSALNDYLQNQDMGLKDLDVLHMDAFLAERNRKYAPETRIHERSGLRGFLRYLYLERQILKKDLSALIQGPPVYAQSRPPRFLTLEQIKTLFQSIDKDRPGGLRSYAMIHLAYSLGLRPGEICRVTLDDILFRDKLIYLPDRKNSSPAKLPLPQGALRALAAYLAWNRPMDPGHRFLLCNTRTPYGPLTPLTVSQNISACFRRAGIKGSAYWLRHTYAQNLLQAEASIFEIKEMLGHDIIKTSKRYLHVHTRLMREVLFNEKV from the coding sequence ATGCTGGACAGGCAGATCCAGGACTACCTGGAATGGATGAACAATGCCGGGTATGCTCCATGGACAATGGCCCAACACAGCCAAATTCTAAACCGGCTGCTGGACTTTGTGGTGCTAAATAGCATCCCCTGGGAGCGTACCTTTGCCCGGGATACCTTGCAGGCATTTAAGGACCATGTCCAGGTTAAGTATGCCGGGTTTGTCCTGCGCGGATTCATGCGCTACCTGCACCAGAATGGCATAATCTGCTTGCCGCCGGGTGCTTTGCCTGAAGGCAGAGGCAGGAGCAAGCTCCAAAGAGCCCGGTTGCCCCGGGTATATGAAGAGTATCTCCAATTCTACACCCAAACCCGCCAAGTAGGAAAACAGCAGATTTACCGGGTCCAGGGGACTCTATCCGCACTTAATGACTACCTCCAAAACCAGGACATGGGGCTTAAGGACCTGGATGTCTTACATATGGACGCTTTTCTGGCCGAAAGAAACAGGAAATACGCCCCTGAAACCAGAATACATGAACGATCAGGCCTTAGAGGTTTTTTACGCTACCTGTACCTGGAAAGACAAATCCTGAAGAAAGATTTGAGCGCTTTGATCCAGGGGCCGCCGGTGTATGCCCAGAGCAGACCACCCAGGTTTCTTACTTTGGAACAAATAAAGACCCTGTTTCAAAGCATTGACAAGGATCGCCCCGGGGGACTGCGGTCTTATGCCATGATCCATCTGGCCTACTCCCTGGGGCTTCGGCCGGGGGAAATCTGCCGGGTGACCCTGGATGACATTTTATTCCGGGACAAGCTGATATACCTGCCGGACAGAAAAAACTCTTCTCCAGCCAAACTTCCCCTGCCTCAGGGGGCACTCAGGGCTCTGGCCGCATACCTTGCCTGGAATAGACCAATGGATCCCGGGCACAGGTTTCTTCTTTGCAATACCAGGACACCTTACGGACCACTCACTCCTTTGACCGTGAGCCAGAATATCAGCGCCTGCTTCCGCCGGGCCGGGATCAAAGGATCTGCCTACTGGCTGCGCCATACCTATGCCCAGAACCTGTTGCAGGCGGAGGCGTCCATCTTTGAAATCAAAGAGATGCTGGGTCATGACATCATCAAGACCAGCAAGAGATATCTGCATGTACACACCAGACTGATGCGTGAGGTATTGTTCAATGAAAAAGTTTGA
- a CDS encoding CHC2 zinc finger domain-containing protein translates to MAQRYSREELQRLRNKVLVNDVIVHILDMPSKVRDGYLRFLCPLCSEFLTACNPRTNLARCFRCERNFNPIDLVMVVKGLNFREAVEFLQDMEQRLGR, encoded by the coding sequence ATGGCCCAAAGATATTCCAGAGAGGAACTGCAGCGGTTGCGAAACAAGGTTTTGGTCAATGACGTTATTGTCCATATCCTGGATATGCCCTCCAAAGTCAGGGACGGATACTTGCGCTTTCTGTGCCCGCTTTGCTCCGAGTTTTTGACCGCCTGTAATCCCAGAACCAACCTGGCCAGGTGTTTTCGTTGCGAAAGAAATTTCAACCCCATTGACCTGGTCATGGTGGTCAAGGGCTTAAATTTCCGGGAGGCAGTGGAGTTTTTGCAGGACATGGAACAAAGGCTGGGCAGGTAG
- a CDS encoding transposase has protein sequence MPRIARFIRNDRQTVYHVISRTALPGLPIKDTDKDYLLGLIKRLSRLYFVDVLGFAVMGNHFHLVARMHPEDEISNSDIIKRWQDYYGDKVEMPTDRMAEVKKRLCSLGAYVKDIKQNFTRYYNKKHRRKGFFWGGRFKSMIVQEGSTLVNLLAYVDLNPIRAGIVKKPENYRWSSLGYHTQTGNKDGLLDIDFGLKEWNELDPKEIVRKYRQFVYETGAVDAGKGKTIDQKVVEKARKKGYKISRVERFRYRCRYFTDSGVIGGKDFVQEVFDQVKHLLGSKDTRKFTPVGGVEGLYSMKRLGES, from the coding sequence ATGCCCCGCATAGCCCGTTTTATCCGTAATGACCGCCAAACCGTCTACCATGTCATATCCCGTACTGCCCTGCCCGGCCTGCCCATCAAGGATACTGACAAGGATTATCTGCTGGGGCTTATCAAAAGACTGAGCAGGCTTTACTTTGTTGACGTGCTTGGGTTTGCGGTCATGGGTAACCATTTCCACCTGGTAGCCCGGATGCACCCTGAGGATGAAATTTCCAACTCAGACATCATCAAGAGATGGCAGGACTATTATGGTGACAAGGTCGAGATGCCTACTGACCGGATGGCTGAGGTCAAGAAGAGGCTTTGCAGCCTTGGGGCCTATGTGAAGGACATCAAGCAGAACTTTACCAGGTATTACAACAAAAAGCACAGGCGGAAGGGATTTTTCTGGGGTGGCCGGTTTAAGAGTATGATTGTACAGGAAGGCAGTACTCTGGTGAACCTGCTTGCTTATGTAGACTTAAACCCTATCCGTGCCGGTATTGTTAAGAAACCGGAGAATTACCGCTGGAGTTCACTTGGTTATCATACCCAGACAGGTAATAAAGACGGTCTGCTGGATATTGATTTCGGGCTCAAGGAATGGAACGAGCTGGACCCCAAAGAGATTGTCCGCAAGTACAGGCAGTTTGTTTACGAGACCGGAGCAGTAGACGCCGGCAAAGGCAAGACCATTGATCAAAAGGTTGTGGAAAAAGCCAGGAAAAAAGGCTACAAGATATCCCGAGTAGAGCGCTTCAGGTACAGATGCCGGTATTTTACTGATTCTGGAGTTATTGGCGGGAAGGACTTTGTGCAGGAGGTATTTGATCAGGTCAAACACCTGCTGGGGTCCAAGGATACCAGGAAATTTACACCGGTTGGCGGGGTGGAGGGTTTGTATTCTATGAAGCGGCTTGGTGAATCCTGA
- a CDS encoding site-specific integrase: protein MNLGSCLHTFFDQYLPRTKGVSSNTILAYRHTFSLFLPFASKTLGRDINSLEIEWELRDRLILDISPAFR, encoded by the coding sequence ATGAATCTGGGCTCCTGTCTGCATACCTTCTTTGATCAGTACCTGCCAAGAACCAAGGGCGTCAGCTCCAACACCATCCTGGCCTACCGCCATACCTTCAGCCTGTTTTTGCCCTTTGCCTCCAAAACCCTTGGCCGGGATATCAACTCCCTGGAGATTGAGTGGGAGCTAAGGGACAGGTTGATTCTTGACATATCACCAGCTTTCCGATAA
- a CDS encoding tyrosine-type recombinase/integrase: MLDRQIQDYLEWMNNAGYAPWTMAQHSQILNRLLDFVVLNSIPWERTFARDTLQAFKDHVQVKYAGFVLRGFMRYLHQNGIICLPPGALPEGRGRSKLQRAQLPRLYEEYLQFYTQTRQVGHVQIYRVRGTLSALNDYLQNQGMELKDLDVLHMDAFLAERNRKYAPETRIHERSGLRGFLRYLYLERQILKKDLSALIQGPPVYAQSRPPRFLTLEQIKTLFQSIDKDRPGGLRSYAMIHLAYSLGLRPGEICRVTLDDILFRDKLIYLPDRKNSSPAKLPLPQGALRALAAYLAWDRPMDPGHRFLLCNTRTPYGPLTPLTVSQNISACFRRAGIKGSAYWLRHTYAQNLLQAEASIFEIKEMLGHDIIKTSKRYLHVHTRLMREVLFNEKV; the protein is encoded by the coding sequence ATGCTGGACAGGCAGATCCAGGACTACCTGGAATGGATGAACAATGCCGGGTATGCTCCATGGACAATGGCCCAACACAGCCAAATTCTAAACCGGCTGCTGGACTTTGTGGTGCTAAATAGCATCCCCTGGGAGCGTACCTTTGCCCGGGATACCTTGCAGGCATTTAAGGACCATGTCCAGGTTAAGTATGCCGGGTTTGTCCTGCGCGGATTCATGCGCTACCTGCACCAGAATGGCATAATCTGCTTGCCGCCGGGTGCTTTGCCTGAAGGCAGAGGCAGGAGCAAGCTCCAAAGAGCCCAGCTGCCCAGGCTTTATGAAGAGTATCTGCAATTCTACACCCAAACCCGCCAGGTGGGACATGTTCAGATCTACCGGGTCCGGGGGACTCTATCCGCACTTAATGACTACCTGCAAAACCAGGGCATGGAGCTTAAAGACCTGGATGTCTTACATATGGATGCTTTTCTGGCTGAGAGAAACAGGAAATACGCCCCTGAAACCAGAATACATGAACGATCAGGCCTTAGAGGTTTTTTACGCTACCTGTACCTGGAAAGACAAATCCTGAAGAAAGATTTGAGCGCTTTGATCCAGGGGCCGCCGGTGTATGCCCAGAGCAGACCACCCAGGTTTCTTACTTTGGAACAAATAAAGACCCTGTTTCAAAGCATTGACAAGGATCGCCCCGGGGGACTGCGGTCTTATGCCATGATCCATCTGGCCTACTCCCTGGGGCTTCGGCCGGGGGAAATCTGCCGGGTGACCCTGGATGACATTTTATTCCGGGACAAGCTGATATACCTGCCGGACAGAAAAAACTCTTCTCCAGCCAAACTTCCCCTGCCTCAGGGGGCACTCAGGGCTCTGGCCGCATACCTTGCCTGGGATAGACCAATGGATCCCGGGCACAGGTTTCTTCTTTGCAATACCAGGACACCTTACGGACCACTCACTCCTTTGACCGTGAGCCAGAATATCAGCGCCTGCTTCCGCCGGGCCGGGATCAAAGGATCTGCCTACTGGCTGCGCCATACCTATGCCCAGAACCTGTTGCAGGCGGAGGCGTCCATCTTTGAAATCAAAGAGATGCTGGGTCATGACATCATCAAGACCAGCAAGAGATATCTGCATGTACACACCAGACTGATGCGTGAGGTATTGTTCAATGAAAAAGTTTGA
- a CDS encoding transposase produces the protein MPRIARFIRNDRQTVYHVISRTALPGLPIKDTDKDYLLGLIKRLSRLYFVDVLGFAVMGNHFHLVARMHPEDEISNSDIIKRWQKYYGDEAQMPTDRMAEVKKRLCSLGAYVKDIKQNFTRYYNKKHRRKGFFWGGRFKSMIVQEGSTLVNLLAYVDLNPIRAGIVKKPENYRWSSLGYHTQTGNKDGLLDIDFGLKEWNELDPKEIVRKYRQFVYETGAVDAGKGKTIEKKVVEKARKKGYKISRVERFRYRCRYFTDSGVIGGKDFVQEVFDQVKHLLGSKDTRKFTPVGGVEGLYSMKRLGES, from the coding sequence ATGCCCCGCATAGCCCGTTTTATCCGTAATGACCGCCAAACCGTCTACCATGTCATATCCCGTACTGCCCTGCCCGGCCTGCCCATCAAGGATACTGACAAGGATTATCTGCTGGGGCTTATCAAAAGACTGAGCAGGCTTTACTTTGTTGACGTGCTTGGGTTTGCGGTCATGGGTAACCATTTCCACCTGGTAGCCCGGATGCACCCTGAGGATGAGATTTCCAATTCAGATATCATCAAGAGGTGGCAGAAATATTATGGTGACGAAGCCCAGATGCCTACTGACCGGATGGCTGAGGTCAAGAAGAGGCTTTGCAGCCTTGGGGCCTATGTGAAGGACATCAAGCAGAACTTTACCAGGTATTACAACAAAAAGCACAGGCGGAAGGGATTTTTCTGGGGTGGCCGGTTTAAGAGTATGATTGTACAGGAAGGCAGTACTCTGGTGAACCTGCTTGCTTATGTAGACTTAAACCCTATCCGTGCCGGTATTGTTAAGAAACCGGAGAATTACCGCTGGAGTTCACTTGGTTATCATACCCAGACAGGTAATAAAGACGGTCTGCTGGATATTGATTTCGGGCTCAAGGAATGGAACGAGCTGGACCCCAAAGAGATTGTCCGCAAATACAGGCAATTCGTATATGAAACTGGAGCAGTAGACGCAGGCAAAGGCAAGACCATTGAAAAAAAGGTTGTGGAAAAAGCCAGGAAAAAAGGCTACAAGATATCCCGAGTAGAGCGCTTCAGGTACAGATGCCGGTATTTTACTGATTCTGGAGTTATTGGCGGGAAGGACTTTGTGCAGGAGGTATTTGATCAGGTCAAACACCTGCTGGGGTCCAAGGATACCAGGAAATTTACACCGGTTGGCGGGGTGGAGGGTTTGTATTCTATGAAGCGGCTTGGTGAATCCTGA
- a CDS encoding SapC family protein: MQPLSTTRHAGKYFTQAKDYIFTRSRTTVPLVISELPRAVPAFPIAFTYSRNKYILSAVMGLKLEQNLFVTQEGKWRTSYIPSYFRAHPFYLAESQNGKQVVCVDENSGLIGDSGEPIFGEDSKPTQKTQQIIDFLEKIAKERAITDKACLVLNEHGLIEPWEGYGGLYRISEGKLKDLTGESFIQLRDTGGLKVMYGQLYSLTQMSRLRKLAEQETEPDWESMEELDFEKIKI; this comes from the coding sequence ATGCAGCCACTATCCACGACAAGACACGCAGGTAAATATTTTACCCAAGCTAAAGACTATATTTTCACCAGAAGCCGCACCACTGTGCCATTGGTTATCTCTGAACTTCCCAGAGCAGTACCAGCTTTTCCAATAGCCTTTACCTATTCCAGGAACAAGTACATACTGAGTGCTGTGATGGGCTTAAAACTTGAACAGAACCTGTTTGTAACCCAGGAAGGTAAATGGAGAACCAGTTATATCCCATCCTATTTTAGAGCACATCCCTTCTATCTTGCTGAATCTCAGAATGGAAAGCAGGTGGTCTGTGTAGACGAGAACTCTGGTCTGATTGGTGATAGCGGAGAACCGATTTTCGGTGAAGACAGCAAACCCACCCAGAAGACGCAGCAGATAATCGACTTTCTGGAAAAGATAGCCAAAGAGAGGGCTATAACTGACAAGGCCTGTTTGGTATTGAATGAACACGGTCTTATCGAACCCTGGGAAGGTTACGGCGGTCTGTATAGAATAAGCGAGGGTAAGCTGAAAGACCTTACCGGAGAATCCTTTATTCAACTCAGGGATACCGGCGGTTTGAAGGTTATGTACGGGCAGCTTTACTCCTTGACTCAGATGTCGAGGTTGAGGAAACTCGCTGAGCAGGAGACGGAGCCGGACTGGGAGAGTATGGAAGAACTTGATTTTGAGAAGATAAAAATATAA